From Pararhodobacter zhoushanensis, the proteins below share one genomic window:
- a CDS encoding CaiB/BaiF CoA transferase family protein — protein MKILQNIRVIELGTYITGPAAAMHLADLGADVIKVELPGSGDPFRAFKGGLYSPHYQTYNRNKRSIALDTRGEEDRKTLHALIATADVFIQNFRPGVAEKLGAGEAELRAINPGLIYCAISGFGPSGPAMNRPTFDSVAQAAAGYLRLLTPPENPRVIGPAIADSVTGQYAAMAILAALVERKESSQGRRIDISMLEAMCHFNLDSFTHYYSAGEVMGPLSRPVVSQSYTFECLDGKWIAFHLSSPVKFWEGLLEATGLQALNDDPRFAERPARIDHQDELIAAFAPVFATRTRDAWCAALEAAGVPYSAAYDSDEALEDPQARHLGIKVEVPGVMADTFTTVRAPYNFDGQAETDLLPPPILDAHGDEIRAELKARRG, from the coding sequence ATGAAGATCCTGCAGAATATCCGCGTCATCGAGCTGGGCACCTATATCACTGGCCCCGCCGCGGCGATGCATCTGGCCGATCTGGGTGCGGATGTGATCAAGGTCGAGCTGCCGGGCTCGGGCGATCCGTTCCGCGCGTTCAAGGGCGGGCTCTATTCGCCGCATTACCAGACCTATAACCGCAACAAACGCTCCATCGCGCTGGACACGCGCGGCGAGGAAGATCGCAAGACCCTGCACGCGCTGATCGCCACGGCGGATGTGTTCATCCAGAACTTCCGCCCCGGCGTCGCTGAGAAACTGGGCGCCGGTGAGGCTGAGCTGCGGGCGATCAACCCCGGCCTGATCTATTGCGCGATCTCGGGGTTCGGCCCCTCAGGCCCGGCGATGAACCGCCCCACGTTCGATTCCGTCGCGCAGGCCGCTGCCGGGTATCTGCGTCTGCTGACCCCGCCGGAAAACCCCCGCGTGATCGGCCCGGCAATCGCCGATTCCGTCACCGGCCAATACGCTGCGATGGCAATTCTGGCGGCGCTGGTCGAGCGCAAGGAAAGCAGCCAAGGGCGGCGCATCGACATCTCGATGCTCGAAGCGATGTGCCACTTCAATCTGGACAGCTTCACCCATTATTACAGCGCCGGTGAGGTCATGGGGCCGCTGTCGCGCCCTGTCGTCTCGCAGAGCTATACATTTGAGTGTCTGGACGGCAAATGGATCGCGTTCCACCTGTCGTCACCGGTCAAGTTCTGGGAGGGGCTGCTGGAAGCCACCGGCCTGCAGGCGCTGAACGATGACCCGCGCTTTGCCGAACGGCCCGCCCGGATTGATCATCAGGATGAGCTGATCGCGGCCTTCGCCCCGGTCTTTGCCACCAGAACACGCGATGCGTGGTGCGCAGCACTGGAAGCTGCGGGCGTGCCCTATTCCGCGGCTTACGACAGCGACGAAGCGCTGGAAGATCCGCAGGCGCGGCATCTGGGGATCAAGGTGGAGGTGCCCGGCGTCATGGCCGACACCTTCACCACCGTGCGCGCGCCCTACAATTTCGACGGTCAGGCAGAAACCGATCTGCTGCCACCGCCGATCCTTGATGCCCATGGCGACGAGATCCGCGCCGAACTGAAGGCGCGGCGCGGCTGA
- a CDS encoding citryl-CoA lyase — protein sequence MRIGKQTDAYTAIATSDAHSITVRGRDLCHDLIGKIGFTDFFWLLVVGEMPTSAQSKMLDACLVSIAEHGLVPSVQAARMTLAAGPESWQGAMAAGLLGMGTVVAGSTETAGRFLHEVLTGATDGDIAASAQDHVTQLKIERKKVPGLGHPQHAEGDPRALRLLELCDELGLSGRYVETLRVLGEQAPGIMHRPLPVNVSGAIPAVILDAGWPLEALKAVPLLARAAGLSAHLYEESLRSIGFIMSNHADLAISYDGERSGREEQEPGA from the coding sequence ATGCGCATTGGAAAACAAACCGACGCCTATACGGCGATCGCCACATCGGACGCCCATTCGATCACGGTGCGCGGCCGCGATCTGTGCCATGACCTGATCGGCAAGATCGGTTTCACCGACTTCTTCTGGCTGCTGGTGGTCGGTGAAATGCCCACCAGCGCCCAAAGCAAGATGCTGGACGCCTGTCTGGTCTCTATCGCAGAACACGGGCTGGTGCCCAGCGTGCAAGCGGCCCGCATGACCTTGGCGGCAGGGCCGGAATCGTGGCAAGGCGCGATGGCGGCGGGGCTTCTGGGGATGGGCACGGTGGTGGCCGGGTCGACCGAAACGGCGGGGCGGTTCCTGCATGAGGTGCTGACCGGCGCGACCGACGGCGATATTGCCGCCTCGGCGCAGGATCACGTCACGCAGCTGAAGATCGAGCGCAAGAAAGTGCCCGGCCTTGGCCATCCGCAACACGCCGAAGGCGATCCGCGCGCGCTGCGTCTGCTGGAACTTTGCGATGAGCTGGGCCTGTCGGGCCGCTATGTCGAAACCCTGCGTGTGCTGGGCGAGCAAGCCCCCGGCATCATGCACCGCCCGCTGCCGGTCAATGTCTCGGGCGCGATTCCGGCGGTGATTCTGGATGCGGGCTGGCCGCTTGAGGCGCTCAAAGCCGTGCCGCTGCTGGCGCGCGCGGCGGGACTGTCGGCGCATCTGTATGAGGAAAGCCTGCGCTCGATTGGCTTCATCATGTCCAACCATGCCGATCTGGCGATCTCGTATGACGGTGAACGCTCTGGCCGCGAAGAGCAGGAGCCCGGCGCATGA
- a CDS encoding dioxygenase family protein: MKDINQFTITQAVKESFKTEPGSRFESLLHGLVEHLHDFTREQNVTHEEWMGVLNFLYDCGKISTPERHEFILLSDVLGWSSLVDMINTKGGATEGSNLGPFYLDNAPVKQLGGNLADERDGVTVLVHGKVSNTLHHPLPGATIDTWQADATGTYPIQEVDQDKYDLRGKFTCDENGRYYYTTVLPKPYTVPYDGPVGVLLRAGTRHAWRAPHMHFIVTAPGMAGITTEIFFKNTEYLDNDAVFGVRQSLIADLKPAKDIDKLGYTLDKKPDAVIEFDFVLAPEG; encoded by the coding sequence GTGAAAGATATCAACCAATTCACCATCACCCAGGCGGTGAAGGAGTCGTTCAAGACCGAGCCGGGCAGCCGGTTTGAATCCCTGCTGCACGGTCTGGTCGAGCATCTGCACGACTTCACCCGCGAGCAGAACGTCACCCATGAGGAATGGATGGGGGTGCTCAACTTCCTCTATGACTGCGGCAAGATCTCGACGCCCGAGCGCCACGAGTTCATCCTGCTGTCCGACGTGTTGGGCTGGTCCTCGCTCGTTGACATGATCAACACCAAGGGCGGCGCGACCGAGGGGTCGAACCTGGGGCCGTTCTATCTGGACAACGCGCCGGTCAAGCAACTGGGCGGCAATCTGGCGGATGAGCGCGACGGGGTGACGGTGCTGGTGCATGGCAAGGTGAGCAACACGCTGCACCACCCGCTGCCGGGCGCGACCATCGACACCTGGCAGGCGGATGCCACGGGCACCTATCCGATTCAGGAGGTCGATCAGGACAAATACGACCTGCGTGGCAAGTTCACCTGCGATGAGAACGGGCGTTACTATTACACCACCGTGCTGCCCAAGCCCTATACCGTGCCCTATGACGGCCCGGTCGGTGTGTTGCTGCGCGCGGGCACCCGCCACGCCTGGCGCGCGCCGCATATGCATTTCATCGTGACTGCGCCGGGTATGGCCGGGATCACCACCGAGATCTTCTTCAAGAACACCGAATATCTGGATAATGACGCGGTGTTCGGCGTCCGTCAGTCGCTGATTGCCGATCTGAAACCGGCCAAGGATATCGACAAGCTGGGCTACACGCTGGACAAGAAGCCCGATGCCGTGATCGAATTCGACTTTGTGCTGGCACCAGAGGGTTAA
- a CDS encoding IclR family transcriptional regulator domain-containing protein gives MSDDENRPAGFVEALAKGIAILESFDASHSEMTLSEVARRVDVSPAAARRGLITLIELGYVGQNAKRFHLKPKVMALGSSFYFATRVDEIILPDLRRLVETFGDAASVGTLNDHNVIYVAHYSQQRARRASAVVGASYPAFATSIGRVVLAGLPDDRLDQWLETLSPVPLTSRTLIDKDALRDEILRVREQGYAATVDQLDYGITAIAVPIVNEEGRTVAAINSSGYSGMVAPEALVSERLHELRAVASSIALQLGRYPTLRAVLGD, from the coding sequence GTGAGCGATGACGAAAACAGACCGGCGGGCTTTGTCGAAGCTCTGGCCAAGGGCATCGCGATCCTTGAGAGCTTCGATGCCAGCCACAGTGAAATGACGCTGTCCGAGGTCGCGCGCCGGGTGGACGTTTCGCCAGCGGCGGCGCGGCGGGGTCTGATAACGCTGATCGAGCTGGGCTATGTCGGCCAGAATGCCAAGCGTTTTCACCTCAAGCCCAAGGTGATGGCGCTGGGCTCGTCGTTCTATTTCGCCACGCGGGTGGACGAGATCATCCTGCCCGACCTGCGCCGTCTGGTCGAGACGTTTGGCGATGCCGCTTCGGTCGGGACCCTGAACGATCACAATGTCATCTACGTTGCCCATTACTCGCAACAACGTGCCCGGCGCGCCTCGGCGGTGGTCGGGGCCAGCTATCCGGCCTTTGCCACCTCGATTGGCCGCGTGGTGTTGGCCGGGTTGCCCGATGATCGGCTGGACCAGTGGCTTGAGACCCTCTCCCCGGTGCCGCTGACCTCGCGGACGTTGATCGACAAGGACGCGCTGCGGGATGAGATCCTGCGCGTGCGCGAGCAGGGCTATGCGGCGACGGTGGATCAGCTGGATTATGGCATCACCGCCATCGCCGTGCCCATCGTCAACGAAGAGGGCCGCACCGTCGCCGCGATCAACAGTTCAGGCTACAGCGGCATGGTCGCGCCCGAGGCGCTGGTCAGCGAGCGCCTGCATGAGCTGCGCGCCGTAGCCTCGTCGATTGCGTTGCAGCTGGGGCGCTATCCCACGCTGCGCGCGGTGCTGGGCGACTAA